The following proteins come from a genomic window of Campylobacter coli 76339:
- a CDS encoding Cytochrome c oxidase subunit CcoO, translating to MFSWLEKNPFFFAVAVFIVIAYAGIIEVLPSFAENARPIEGKKPYTVLQLAGRQIYIKDSCNACHSQLIRPFKSETDRYGMYSVSGEFAYDRPFLWGSKRTGPDLMRVGNYRTTDWHENHMWDPVSVVPNSIMPAYKHMFKNNADMETAYAEALTVKKVFNVPYDTENGTKLGTWEEAQAEIKAEAQAIVDQMKNQEVKDAFARGEIKEIVALIAYLNSLK from the coding sequence ATGTTTAGTTGGTTAGAAAAAAATCCATTCTTTTTTGCTGTGGCTGTTTTTATTGTGATTGCTTATGCGGGGATTATTGAAGTATTGCCAAGTTTTGCAGAAAATGCAAGACCTATAGAAGGAAAAAAACCTTATACAGTTTTACAACTTGCAGGACGCCAAATTTATATCAAAGATAGCTGTAATGCTTGCCATTCACAGCTTATTCGTCCTTTTAAATCTGAAACTGATCGTTATGGTATGTATTCTGTTAGTGGTGAATTTGCTTATGATAGACCTTTCCTTTGGGGTTCAAAAAGAACAGGTCCTGACTTGATGCGTGTTGGAAACTATAGAACTACAGATTGGCATGAAAACCATATGTGGGATCCTGTTTCAGTTGTTCCAAATTCTATCATGCCTGCTTATAAGCATATGTTTAAAAACAATGCTGACATGGAAACTGCTTATGCAGAAGCTTTAACTGTTAAAAAAGTATTTAATGTTCCTTATGATACTGAAAATGGAACAAAATTAGGTACTTGGGAAGAAGCACAAGCTGAAATAAAAGCTGAAGCACAAGCTATAGTTGATCAAATGAAAAATCAAGAAGTGAAAGATGCTTTTGCTAGGGGCGAGATTAAGGAAATTGTAGCCTTGATCGCTTATTTAAATAGCTTAAAGTAA
- a CDS encoding Cytochrome c oxidase subunit CcoQ → MDHLAIVWDVIKNLITLNLSAVQKHEWEIFQGYGFFLFVMFLSIVLYSYWYHLYRAEKKGERNYEKYANLALSDDINDSVLESKRSA, encoded by the coding sequence ATGGATCATTTAGCGATTGTTTGGGATGTGATTAAGAATTTGATCACTTTGAATTTGTCAGCAGTGCAAAAACACGAATGGGAAATTTTTCAAGGTTATGGATTTTTCCTATTTGTAATGTTTTTATCAATAGTATTGTATTCTTATTGGTATCATCTTTACAGAGCAGAAAAAAAAGGCGAGAGAAATTATGAAAAATATGCAAATCTCGCTTTGAGTGATGATATTAATGATAGTGTTTTAGAAAGTAAAAGGAGTGCATGA
- a CDS encoding Cytochrome c oxidase subunit CcoP encodes MQWLNLQDNVNLLSFIGAILIILITLVVVGRMFKYMKEKKGEAELSEHSWDGIGEYKNAIPTGWAVIFFLTIVWAIWYFLWGYPLNSYSSIGEYNEEVKTYNTKFEEKFQNLSTEDKIAMGQNIFLVQCSACHGITGDGINGKAQNLNIWGSEEGLVDAIKHGAKGMNFPGGEMPAAADLGIAEEDIPAIAAYVAKELSAIKKTSNENLVAKGKEAYATCAACHGEDGKGQDGIFPDITKYGSAAFVVDVLHSGKTGFIGAMPAFSILNDTQKEAVGEYVISLSRGE; translated from the coding sequence ATGCAATGGTTAAATTTGCAAGATAATGTTAATTTATTATCTTTCATTGGAGCGATTCTTATTATATTGATTACTCTTGTAGTCGTTGGTAGAATGTTTAAATATATGAAAGAAAAAAAAGGTGAGGCAGAATTAAGTGAGCATAGCTGGGATGGTATAGGAGAGTATAAAAATGCCATTCCAACAGGCTGGGCTGTTATATTCTTTCTTACTATAGTATGGGCGATTTGGTATTTTTTATGGGGTTATCCTCTAAATTCTTACTCAAGTATAGGTGAGTATAACGAAGAAGTTAAGACTTATAATACTAAATTTGAAGAGAAATTCCAAAACTTATCTACTGAAGATAAGATAGCTATGGGACAAAATATCTTTTTAGTTCAATGTTCTGCTTGTCATGGAATTACAGGCGATGGTATCAATGGAAAAGCTCAAAATTTAAATATTTGGGGTAGCGAAGAAGGCCTAGTAGATGCGATTAAACACGGTGCAAAAGGTATGAATTTCCCAGGTGGAGAAATGCCTGCTGCTGCGGATTTAGGAATTGCTGAAGAAGATATTCCCGCGATTGCTGCTTATGTAGCAAAAGAGCTTTCTGCCATCAAAAAAACTTCTAATGAAAATTTAGTTGCTAAAGGAAAAGAAGCTTATGCAACTTGTGCAGCTTGTCACGGTGAAGATGGAAAAGGTCAAGATGGAATTTTCCCTGATATTACAAAATACGGTTCGGCAGCATTTGTTGTAGATGTTTTACACAGTGGTAAAACCGGATTTATCGGAGCTATGCCAGCATTTTCTATATTGAATGATACTCAAAAAGAAGCTGTTGGTGAATATGTAATTTCTCTTTCAAGGGGTGAATAA
- a CDS encoding Putative periplasmic protein, giving the protein MLIATVLLLAILVGLTIWGLKAQQEVMQQPYSLKDIQNVKMLGSKEQDHKSIGGVAQ; this is encoded by the coding sequence ATGTTGATTGCTACTGTTTTATTGCTCGCAATTTTAGTGGGTTTAACTATTTGGGGTCTTAAGGCTCAACAAGAAGTAATGCAACAACCCTATAGCCTTAAAGATATCCAAAATGTAAAAATGCTTGGCTCAAAAGAACAAGATCATAAAAGTATAGGAGGAGTAGCACAATGA
- a CDS encoding membrane protein, whose product MRKILQDGFLAIFLFFLPVQILALEPVVFNENVLNQKVVDEINLIGKELQEKSGIFAGVAIGDKSDYQSLLDLHKQLPQSYVLLVLSKNSHKVDIIGSKGALALIDKEAILSPYPGTGSILPILATNKGDIYNAAILNGYGDIVDRLAQARGIELQHSIGNANRDTINILRILIYGFICFALLYYAQRRMKRKKNA is encoded by the coding sequence ATGAGAAAAATACTACAAGATGGCTTTTTAGCCATCTTTTTATTCTTTTTACCTGTGCAAATTCTTGCACTTGAGCCTGTAGTTTTTAATGAAAATGTACTCAATCAAAAAGTAGTAGATGAAATTAATCTTATCGGTAAAGAGCTTCAAGAAAAAAGTGGAATTTTTGCTGGCGTAGCAATCGGCGATAAGAGTGATTATCAAAGCTTATTAGACTTACATAAACAACTTCCACAATCTTATGTTTTGCTTGTTTTATCTAAAAATTCACATAAAGTAGATATCATAGGCTCTAAAGGAGCTTTAGCTTTAATCGATAAAGAAGCCATACTCAGTCCTTATCCAGGGACAGGTTCTATTTTGCCTATTTTAGCGACCAATAAGGGCGATATTTATAATGCAGCTATTTTAAATGGTTATGGAGATATAGTTGATCGTTTAGCCCAAGCTAGAGGGATTGAATTGCAGCATTCTATAGGTAATGCAAACCGTGATACTATTAATATTTTAAGAATTTTAATCTATGGTTTTATTTGCTTTGCATTGTTATACTACGCCCAAAGAAGAATGAAAAGGAAGAAAAATGCCTAA
- a CDS encoding Putative lipoprotein — protein sequence MPKSKKTFWPYGILISIFAIVVACITTIVVASNYPVYEDDFYFDSYQNVENNFNVIQKQQEQFDALFKVEFQNDKVDFIGKRKIASYAIDADSYLAKFKITALSDKVNTQNLKSEILLTRPHTREFDQKLLGQIQDGVLSVSLPQLEKGRWQLKIKLSTEDEIIGFFSYELNAQ from the coding sequence ATGCCTAAAAGCAAAAAAACCTTTTGGCCTTATGGAATTTTAATTTCAATTTTTGCCATTGTGGTTGCTTGTATAACAACTATTGTGGTAGCAAGTAATTATCCTGTATATGAGGATGATTTTTATTTTGACTCTTATCAAAATGTTGAAAACAATTTTAATGTTATCCAAAAACAACAAGAGCAATTTGATGCCTTGTTTAAGGTTGAATTTCAAAACGATAAAGTTGATTTTATCGGTAAAAGAAAGATTGCAAGTTATGCAATCGATGCGGATTCTTATCTAGCGAAATTTAAAATAACAGCTTTAAGTGATAAGGTAAATACGCAAAATTTAAAGAGCGAAATCTTGCTCACAAGACCTCATACAAGAGAATTTGATCAAAAACTTTTGGGGCAAATTCAAGATGGAGTCTTAAGTGTGTCTTTGCCTCAGCTTGAAAAAGGTAGATGGCAACTCAAAATCAAACTCAGCACAGAAGATGAAATCATAGGTTTTTTTAGCTATGAGTTAAACGCTCAATGA
- a CDS encoding Helicase yields the protein MKFKPFLALEASAGSGKTFALSARFVALILQGAKINEILALTFTKKASNEMKKRIIETFLNLEKESKKSERKELCELLGCEEDELIFLRDKKKQEFLRQELKISTFDSFFSRILRAFALNLGLSSDFDTSEEKLDVRAIFLKLLNRQELKDLAYYKVSLEDNHDFFEELENFYENAYFKECVRIPNPSKASIYQAYNDLRVYCLSLDHVKGYKHLCTHFKDEVLQLSQLANPKLLNLTAKYLQDLEDSDAQFSQKRKAFIKALDTYAKELEEYKIANLMNLLSHFSKAKDIIQKDKNTLNFSDISRRVLDLIRSDFKDMIYFRLDGYISHLLIDEFQDTSVLQYQILRPLIAELVSGEGVKKNRTFFYVGDKKQSIYRFRKGKKELFDLLQTEFKQIQKDQLTINYRSKQILVDFVNKTFQSKIKDYTPQLSLESKKGGFVRVIESQETKVDKDQTKEIQDKTLEALLEQLKFLKSKNIAYDDICILCWKNNDADMILDFLHEQDIPAFTQSNILLENKACVRVLLEYAKYCIFGDEFYLHFLKEMLGFEPLKLKLDLAKSAVQNMLYLIKELKLDLNDMALIQFIEYAKSKDDFLKLLFEPCTLKIMSEQNRGVNIMTVHKSKGLEFDHVILLDSLSKNNPNNKTIMLEYDIDQGWELHIKDSYRKATQESEYKAFIDKIEKADYEDDINKLYVAFTRAKDSLIVIKRNASFQNGHYPSYLNTMLDIEIQELGEIEIQTNDTHLPQKESFQALMEFEKIPLQDIERKENTSSDEIYFGNAFHFFMQNLKLPQGENFDILCQKVSSKFRHFLNHDDFEKLFKRIKNLLTNVQFQKLIENKKLLKEQALSFQGEIKQLDLLALDEDEAIIIDYKTGLNFNKHKEQVLLYKEAIEKILVKKSTQAFLVYVLEDKVELIEVY from the coding sequence ATGAAATTTAAGCCTTTTTTAGCCTTAGAAGCAAGCGCAGGAAGTGGTAAAACTTTTGCCTTAAGTGCGCGTTTTGTGGCTCTTATCTTGCAAGGAGCAAAAATAAATGAAATTTTAGCCCTAACTTTTACCAAAAAAGCAAGCAACGAAATGAAAAAAAGGATTATTGAGACTTTTTTAAATTTGGAAAAAGAAAGTAAAAAAAGCGAGCGTAAAGAGCTTTGTGAGCTTTTAGGGTGCGAAGAAGATGAGCTGATATTTTTAAGAGATAAGAAAAAACAAGAGTTTTTAAGACAAGAGCTTAAGATAAGCACATTTGATTCTTTTTTTAGTCGAATTTTAAGAGCTTTTGCTTTAAATTTGGGATTAAGTAGCGATTTTGATACAAGCGAAGAAAAGCTTGATGTTAGGGCTATTTTTTTAAAATTACTCAACCGCCAAGAATTAAAAGATCTAGCTTATTATAAAGTGAGTTTAGAGGATAATCATGATTTTTTCGAAGAGCTTGAAAATTTCTATGAAAATGCATATTTTAAAGAATGTGTAAGGATTCCTAATCCTTCAAAAGCTTCTATTTATCAAGCCTATAATGATTTAAGGGTTTATTGTTTAAGCTTGGATCATGTTAAAGGATATAAACATTTATGCACACATTTTAAAGATGAAGTGCTTCAATTAAGTCAGCTTGCAAATCCAAAGCTTTTAAATTTAACAGCAAAATATCTGCAAGACTTAGAAGACAGTGATGCCCAATTTAGCCAAAAAAGAAAAGCATTTATCAAAGCTTTAGATACTTATGCTAAAGAGCTTGAAGAATATAAGATCGCAAACTTAATGAATCTTTTAAGCCATTTTAGCAAGGCTAAAGATATCATCCAAAAAGATAAAAATACTTTAAATTTTAGTGATATTAGCCGAAGGGTGCTAGATCTTATCAGAAGTGATTTTAAAGATATGATTTATTTTCGCTTGGATGGCTATATTTCTCATTTATTAATCGATGAATTTCAAGATACTAGCGTGCTACAGTATCAAATTTTAAGACCTTTGATCGCCGAGCTTGTTTCGGGCGAGGGCGTGAAGAAAAATAGAACCTTTTTTTATGTGGGCGATAAAAAACAAAGTATCTATCGTTTTAGAAAGGGTAAAAAAGAACTTTTTGATTTGTTGCAAACTGAATTTAAACAAATCCAAAAAGATCAACTCACGATCAATTACCGCTCTAAACAAATTTTGGTTGATTTTGTCAATAAAACCTTTCAAAGTAAGATTAAAGACTACACCCCTCAACTTTCTTTAGAAAGCAAAAAAGGTGGCTTTGTGCGTGTGATCGAGTCGCAAGAAACAAAGGTAGATAAAGATCAGACCAAAGAAATTCAAGATAAAACCCTAGAAGCTTTGCTAGAGCAGCTTAAATTTTTAAAAAGTAAAAATATCGCTTATGATGATATTTGCATTTTGTGTTGGAAAAATAACGATGCGGATATGATTTTGGATTTTTTACACGAGCAAGATATCCCAGCCTTTACTCAAAGTAATATTTTACTCGAAAATAAAGCCTGCGTAAGAGTACTTTTAGAATACGCTAAATATTGCATTTTTGGCGATGAATTTTACTTGCATTTTTTGAAAGAAATGTTAGGCTTTGAGCCTTTGAAATTAAAGCTTGATTTGGCAAAAAGTGCTGTGCAAAATATGCTTTATTTGATTAAAGAATTAAAACTTGATCTTAATGATATGGCTTTGATTCAGTTTATAGAATACGCTAAAAGCAAGGATGATTTTTTAAAGCTTTTGTTTGAGCCTTGCACTTTAAAAATTATGAGTGAGCAAAACAGGGGTGTAAATATCATGACTGTGCACAAATCCAAGGGCTTGGAATTTGATCATGTGATTTTACTTGATAGTCTTTCAAAAAACAATCCCAACAACAAAACCATAATGCTTGAGTACGATATCGATCAAGGTTGGGAGCTTCACATAAAAGATAGCTACCGAAAAGCGACTCAAGAGAGCGAATATAAAGCATTTATCGATAAAATAGAAAAAGCGGATTATGAAGATGATATCAATAAGCTTTATGTTGCTTTTACAAGAGCAAAAGACAGTCTTATCGTCATCAAAAGAAATGCTTCATTTCAAAATGGTCATTATCCAAGCTATTTAAACACTATGCTTGACATTGAAATTCAAGAATTAGGTGAGATAGAAATTCAAACCAATGACACCCACTTGCCTCAAAAAGAAAGCTTTCAAGCCTTAATGGAATTTGAAAAAATTCCTTTACAGGATATAGAAAGAAAAGAAAATACAAGCTCGGATGAAATTTATTTTGGAAATGCTTTTCACTTTTTTATGCAGAATTTAAAGCTTCCACAAGGAGAAAATTTTGACATTCTTTGTCAGAAGGTGAGCAGTAAATTTAGACATTTTTTAAATCACGATGATTTTGAAAAGCTTTTTAAAAGGATAAAAAATTTACTTACTAATGTCCAATTTCAAAAACTCATCGAAAATAAAAAATTACTCAAAGAGCAGGCTTTGAGTTTTCAAGGTGAGATCAAACAGCTTGATTTGCTTGCTTTAGACGAGGATGAAGCTATCATTATAGACTATAAAACGGGTTTGAATTTCAACAAGCACAAAGAGCAGGTTTTGCTTTATAAAGAAGCTATCGAGAAGATTTTAGTCAAGAAATCAACTCAAGCTTTTTTAGTCTATGTTTTAGAAGATAAGGTAGAATTGATAGAGGTTTATTAA
- a CDS encoding LSU ribosomal protein L13p (L13Ae): MTKITKPNEVKREWIVLDAEGKRFGRLLTEVATILRGKNKPCFTPNVDCGDYVIIINASKAVFTGANKAEDKLYHRHSGYFGSVKSEKFGDLLEKNPAKLYKLAVRGMLPKTNLGRAMLKKLKIYAGSEHPHTAQIAKEGK, from the coding sequence ATGACAAAGATAACAAAGCCAAACGAAGTTAAACGAGAATGGATTGTTTTAGACGCAGAAGGCAAACGCTTTGGTCGTCTTTTAACTGAAGTAGCAACAATTTTAAGAGGTAAAAACAAACCTTGCTTTACTCCTAATGTTGATTGTGGTGATTATGTGATTATCATCAATGCTTCAAAAGCTGTATTTACAGGTGCAAATAAAGCAGAAGATAAGCTTTATCACAGACATTCAGGATATTTTGGAAGCGTAAAAAGCGAAAAATTCGGAGATTTACTTGAAAAAAATCCTGCAAAATTATATAAATTAGCAGTTAGAGGTATGCTTCCTAAAACAAATTTGGGTAGAGCGATGCTTAAAAAATTAAAAATTTATGCGGGTAGTGAGCACCCACACACTGCGCAAATTGCTAAAGAAGGAAAATAA
- a CDS encoding SSU ribosomal protein S9p (S16e) — protein sequence MATTYATGKRKTAIAKVWVKPGSGKISVNGIDLNTWLGGHEAIKLKVVQPLLVTKQETSMDIKATTLGGGYSAQAEALRHGISRALAAMDADFRALLKPKGLLTRDSRTVERKKYGRRKARRSPQFSKR from the coding sequence ATGGCAACAACATATGCAACAGGTAAAAGAAAAACTGCTATAGCAAAAGTATGGGTAAAACCAGGTAGCGGTAAAATCAGCGTTAATGGTATCGATTTAAATACTTGGCTTGGTGGACATGAAGCGATCAAACTTAAAGTAGTTCAGCCTTTACTTGTAACTAAGCAAGAAACTTCAATGGATATCAAAGCAACGACTTTAGGTGGTGGTTATAGTGCTCAAGCTGAAGCTTTAAGACACGGAATTTCAAGAGCTTTAGCAGCTATGGATGCTGATTTTAGAGCTTTATTAAAACCTAAAGGACTTCTTACTAGAGATAGCAGAACTGTTGAGCGTAAAAAATACGGACGCCGCAAAGCAAGAAGAAGCCCACAATTCTCTAAACGTTAA